From one Rosa rugosa chromosome 4, drRosRugo1.1, whole genome shotgun sequence genomic stretch:
- the LOC133745451 gene encoding uncharacterized protein LOC133745451 isoform X2 produces the protein MVPWWLTSEHDLRRRRKKNQMDLFSEILGMTMHEDSCLIRISMGNYQKQSKAMSDALGQFSGKKPVGLDCTSWLFVVREVLRFDLYGKDYFIVMNASEITDKLGLHTFVNANGWESYVWLF, from the exons ATGGTGCCATGGTGGTTGACGTCTGAGCACGACCTTCGCCGCCGCCGAAAGAAGAACCAAATGGATTTATTTTCTGAGATTTTGGGTATGACGATGCATGAAGACTCGTGCTTGATCAGGATCTCAATGGG GAACTAtcaaaagcaaagcaaagctATGTCCGATGCTCTCGGTCAATTCTCAG GGAAGAAGCCCGTAGGGCTGGATTGCACCAGCTGGCTTTTTGTGGTTCGTGAGGTACTGAG ATTTGACCTTTATGGGAAAGACTACTTCATTGTCATGAATGCTTCAGAGATCACTGAcaaacttggtctccacactttcgTCAACGCCAATG GCTGGGAAAGCTATGTTTGGCTGTTCTGA
- the LOC133742045 gene encoding probable leucine-rich repeat receptor-like protein kinase At1g35710 isoform X1, with product MRSLTFEKVCPLVYCLFLYVHLLSSQNYFSHFASASSTTEAEALLKWKASFLNQTSHNNQLKDWIYLPKTADTNATNSSGNPKANASPCIWTGISCNAAGSVTNITIARCGIQGMLHEFSFSSFSNLEYLDLSLNKLFDVIPPQISFLSKLLHLDLSNNQLFGRIPPELGLLRNLTSLYLHRNNISDVIPPSLGNLKSLVNLSLSYNLLNGSIPASLGGLININMLYLNQNNLSSIIPKELGNLKSLVDLDLSTNQLSGSIPKTLGDLTNLTTLYLYSNNLSGTIPKELGNLKSLVQLSLSTNKLHGSILTTLGDLTNLTTLYLYSNNLSGTIPKELGNLKSLVDLQLAANQLSGSIPTTLGDLTNLTTLYLDRNNLYGVIPPSLGNLKSLVNLSVINNVLNGSIPASFGGLININMLYLDQNNLSGIIPKELGNLKSLGNLKSLVNLDLSTNQLSGSIPKTLGDLTNLTTLYLYSNNLSGTIPEELGNLKSLVDLALSINQLSGSIPKTLGDLTNLTNLILESNNLSNTIPKELGNLKSLVGLQLANNQLHGSIPTTFGDLRNLKFLYLRDNKLSGPIPPEIGNIQKLIDVQLDGNQFSGHLPQNICQGGSLTYFSAFSNHLSGPIPKSLKTCTSLLRVFLNNNKLTGNVSEDFGVYPSLNFIDLSNNQLNGEISPNWVLCPNLTTIRIAGNKLTGSIPAVIGKATQIHELDLSSNGLVGTIPKGFGRLTSLLKLKLDGNQLSGCVPSEFRSLTDLEYLDLSANKFNDSIPSFVGDFLKLYYLNLSNNMFGHGIPFQLGRLIQLSQLDLGSNALEGHIPIDISKMQSLEILNISHNNLSGFIPTSMEDMHGLMYVDISYNHLEGPLPNIKAFQAAPPEALQGNEGLCGNSSFLQLCNNESPKKDHKLVLLIIFLVLGAIALLAFIFAFVAKRRKKHQHLEEKNRNVEISFSILKFDGKTMYEEIVRATKDFDSTYCIGQGGHGTVYKATLSNANTVAVKKLHLLCADDENLQNEFLNEIKALTELRHRNIVKLYGFCSHRRHSFLVYEYLERGNLATVLSKDEEAKELGWSKRVNIVKGVAHALCYMHHECLPPIVHRDISSKNILLDSEYGACVSDFGTAKFLNPTSANWTTLAGTYGYVAPELAYTMEVNEKCDVYSFGVVALEIVIGRHHGDLLSSLSSGSSLSSSSTALPIHPMPVVDVLDQRISLPTHQVAGEVLSLMKIAFACLNSSPQSRPTMKQVSQQFETHQRLHLSNPLPMITLGELLALDGLALAI from the exons CCAATGCCACCAATTCTTCCGGCAACCCCAAAGCAAACGCAAGCCCATGCATTTGGACTGGTATTTCATGCAATGCAGCGGGAAGTGTCACCAACATAACCATTGCCCGTTGCGGTATACAAGGTATGCTACATGAATTTTCATTCTCATCCTTCTCTAATCTCGAATATCTTGACCTCAGCTTGAATAAACTCTTTGATGTCATCCCACCTCAAATCAGTTTCCTCTCCAAACTCCTTCATCTTGACCTCTCCAATAACCAGTTATTTGGGAGAATTCCACCAGAATTAGGCCTTCTGAGAAATCTTACCTCTCTCTATCTCCACAGAAATAATATTTCTGATGTTATTCCTCCTTCTTTAGGGAACCTGAAATCGCTTGTGAATCTATCACTGAGCTATAATCTACTCAATGGTTCAATTCCAGCATCACTTGGTGGTCTCATAAACATTAACATGCTCTACCTCAACCAAAATAACCTCTCTAGCATCATTCCAAAAGAGTTAGGGAACCTGAAATCTTTGGTGGATCTAGATTTGAGCACTAATCaactcagtggttcaattccCAAAACGTTGGGTGATCTGACCAACCTTACCACTCTTTATCTTTATTCAAATAATCTCTCTGGCACCATTCCAAAAGAGTTAGGGAACCTGAAATCTTTGGTGCAACTGTCCTTGAGCACTAATAAACTTCATGGTTCAATTCTGACAACATTGGGTGATCTGACCAACCTTACCACTCTTTATCTTTATTCAAATAATCTCTCTGGCACCATTCCAAAAGAGTTAGGGAACCTGAAATCTCTGGTGGATCTACAATTGGCCGCCAATCAACTTAGTGGttcaattccgacaacattgGGTGATCTGACCAACCTTACCACTCTCTATCTCGACAGAAATAATCTTTATGGTGTTATTCCTCCTTCATTAGGGAATCTGAAATCACTTGTGAATCTATCAGTAATCAATAATGTACTCAATGGTTCAATTCCTGCATCATTTGGTGGTCTCATAAACATTAACATGCTCTACCTTGACCAAAATAACCTCTCTGGCATCATTCCAAAAGAGTTAGGGAACCTGAAATCTTTAGGGAACCTGAAATCTTTGGTGAATCTAGATTTGAGCACTAATCaactcagtggttcaattccCAAAACGTTGGGTGATCTGACCAACCTTACCACTCTTTATCTTTATTCAAATAATCTCTCTGGCACCATTCCAGAAGAGTTAGGGAACCTGAAATCTTTGGTGGATCTAGCATTGAGCATTAATCaactcagtggttcaattccAAAAACATTGGGTGATCTGACCAACCTTACCAATCTCATTCTCGAGTCAAACAATCTTTCCAACACCATTCCAAAAGAGTTAGGGAACCTGAAATCTTTGGTGGGTCTACAGTTGGCCAATAATCAACTCCATGGttcaattccgacaacatttgGTGACTTGCGTAACTTGAAATTCTTATACCTCCGTGACAACAAACTTTCAGGCCCCATCCCTCCAGAGATAGGAAATATCCAAAAGTTGATTGATGTGCAATTAGATGGAAACCAATTTTCTGGTCATTTGCCCCAAAACATTTGCCAAGGTGGATCACTCACATACTTTTCAGCATTCTCCAATCATCTGAGTGGTCCAATCCCCAAAAGCTTGAAAACCTGTACTAGTTTACTCAGAGTCTTTCTCAACAATAACAAATTAACAGGTAATGTATCCGAAGACTTTGGTGTTTATCCTAGTCTCAATTTCATAGATTTGAGCAACAATCAACTTAATGGTGAAATATCACCAAATTGGGTATTGTGCCCAAATTTAACAACCATAAGAATAGCGGGAAACAAACTTACTGGTTCTATACCAGCTGTGATTGGAAAGGCAACCCAAATTCATGAGCTGGATCTTTCATCCAATGGTTTAGTCGGGACAATTCCAAAGGGGTTTGGGAGATTGACTTCATTGTTGAAGCTGAAGTTGGATGGCAATCAACTTTCAGGTTGTGTCCCTTCAGAGTTTAGATCATTGACCGATCTAGAATATCTTGATCTATCAGCAAATAAATTTAATGATTCAATTCCAAGCTTTGTAGGTGACTTTCTCAAGTTATATTACTTGAATTTAAGCAACAACATGTTCGGTCATGGAATTCCATTTCAGCTAGGGAGGTTAATTCAGCTGTCTCAACTAGATTTGGGTTCTAACGCACTTGAAGGTCATATACCAATAGATATTAGCAAAATGCAAAGTCTGGAGATACTTAATATATCCCACAACAATCTTTCTGGTTTCATTCCAACAAGTATGGAAGACATGCATGGGCTAATGTATGTTGACATATCCTACAATCACTTGGAAGGTCCACTTCCCAACATCAAAGCATTTCAAGCTGCTCCTCCAGAAGCATTGCAAGGCAACGAGGGCTTGTGTGGCAACTCAAGTTTTTTGCAACTCTGCAATAATGAAAGCCCAAAAAAGGACCATAAACTTGTACTTCTGATTATCTTCCTTGTTCTTGGAGCAATTGCACTTCTAGCCTTTATATTTGCTTTTGTAGCAAAAAGGAGAAAGAAGCATCAACAtctagaagaaaaaaacaggAATGTCGAAATTTCTTTTTCGATACTGAAGTTTGATGGGAAGACTATGTATGAGGAAATCGTAAGGGCAACAAAAGATTTTGATTCTACGTATTGCATAGGGCAAGGAGGACATGGAACTGTCTACAAAGCAACTTTGTCAAATGCTAACACAGTAGCTGTGAAGAAACTCCATCTGTTATGCGCGGATGACGAGAATCTTCAAAATGAATTCTTGAATGAAATCAAGGCACTAACAGAGTTGCGACACCGAAATATTGTGAAGCTTTATGGTTTCTGTTCACATAGACGACACTCATTTTTGGTGTATGAGTATCTTGAAAGGGGTAATTTGGCCACAGTGTTGAGCAAAGATGAGGAAGCTAAAGAATTGGGGTGGAGTAAAAGGGTGAATATTGTTAAAGGTGTAGCTCATGCCTTGTGTTACATGCACCATGAGTGCTTGCCACCAATTGTGCACCGGGACATATCGAGCAAGAATATTTTGCTGGATTCTGAATATGGGGCCTGTGTTTCAGACTTTGGCACTGCTAAGTTCTTAAATCCAACCTCAGCTAATTGGACTACCCTTGCAGGCACTTACGGATATGTTGCACCAG AGCTAGCATATACAATGGAAGTAAATGAGAAGTGTGATGTTTATAGCTTTGGAGTGGTGGCATTGGAGATAGTTATAGGAAGACATCATGgagatcttctctcatctcTATCATCTGGGTCGTCGTTGTCATCATCGTCAACTGCCTTACCAATCCATCCAATGCCAGTTGTGGATGTTTTGGACCAACGCATTTCCCTTCCGACACATCAAGTTGCAGGGGAAGTGCTCTCGCTTATGAAGATAGCATTTGCATGCCTGAATTCCAGTCCTCAATCTCGTCCAACAATGAAACAAGTTTCTCAACAATTTGAAACTCATCAGAGGCTGCATTTGTCAAATCCATTACCTATGATAACACTAGGTGAATTGCTTGCTCTCGATGGTTTGGCTTTGGCTATCTGA
- the LOC133745451 gene encoding uncharacterized protein LOC133745451 isoform X1: MVPWWLTSEHDLRRRRKKNQMDLFSEILGMTMHEDSCLIRISMGNYQKQSKAMSDALGQFSGKKPVGLDCTSWLFVVREVLRFDLYGKDYFIVMNASEITDKLGLHTFVNANGDIGEEWCGECFGIGSSLKTLRRKDLNY; this comes from the exons ATGGTGCCATGGTGGTTGACGTCTGAGCACGACCTTCGCCGCCGCCGAAAGAAGAACCAAATGGATTTATTTTCTGAGATTTTGGGTATGACGATGCATGAAGACTCGTGCTTGATCAGGATCTCAATGGG GAACTAtcaaaagcaaagcaaagctATGTCCGATGCTCTCGGTCAATTCTCAG GGAAGAAGCCCGTAGGGCTGGATTGCACCAGCTGGCTTTTTGTGGTTCGTGAGGTACTGAG ATTTGACCTTTATGGGAAAGACTACTTCATTGTCATGAATGCTTCAGAGATCACTGAcaaacttggtctccacactttcgTCAACGCCAATG GTGATATTGGGGAAGAATGGTGTGGTGAATGTTTTGGAATTGGGTCCTCTCTCAAGACTTTGAGAAGGAAggatttgaattattga
- the LOC133742045 gene encoding probable leucine-rich repeat receptor-like protein kinase At1g35710 isoform X2: protein MRSLTFEKVCPLVYCLFLYVHLLSSQNYFSHFASASSTTEAEALLKWKASFLNQTSHNNQLKDWIYLPKTADTNATNSSGNPKANASPCIWTGISCNAAGSVTNITIARCGIQGMLHEFSFSSFSNLEYLDLSLNKLFDVIPPQISFLSKLLHLDLSNNQLFGRIPPELGLLRNLTSLYLHRNNISDVIPPSLGNLKSLVNLSLSYNLLNGSIPASLGGLININMLYLNQNNLSSIIPKELGNLKSLVDLDLSTNQLSGSIPKTLGDLTNLTTLYLYSNNLSGTIPKELGNLKSLVQLSLSTNKLHGSILTTLGDLTNLTTLYLYSNNLSGTIPKELGNLKSLVDLQLAANQLSGSIPTTLGDLTNLTTLYLDRNNLYGVIPPSLGNLKSLVNLSVINNVLNGSIPASFGGLININMLYLDQNNLSGIIPKELGNLKSLGNLKSLVNLDLSTNQLSGSIPKTLGDLTNLTTLYLYSNNLSGTIPEELGNLKSLVDLALSINQLSGSIPKTLGDLTNLTNLILESNNLSNTIPKELGNLKSLVGLQLANNQLHGSIPTTFGDLRNLKFLYLRDNKLSGPIPPEIGNIQKLIDVQLDGNQFSGHLPQNICQGGSLTYFSAFSNHLSGPIPKSLKTCTSLLRVFLNNNKLTGNVSEDFGVYPSLNFIDLSNNQLNGEISPNWVLCPNLTTIRIAGNKLTGSIPAVIGKATQIHELDLSSNGLVGTIPKGFGRLTSLLKLKLDGNQLSGCVPSEFRSLTDLEYLDLSANKFNDSIPSFVGDFLKLYYLNLSNNMFGHGIPFQLGRLIQLSQLDLGSNALEGHIPIDISKMQSLEILNISHNNLSGFIPTSMEDMHGLMYVDISYNHLEGPLPNIKAFQAAPPEALQGNEGLCGNSSFLQLCNNESPKKDHKLVLLIIFLVLGAIALLAFIFAFVAKRRKKHQHLEEKNRNVEISFSILKFDGKTMYEEIVRATKDFDSTYCIGQGGHGTVYKATLSNANTVAVKKLHLLCADDENLQNEFLNEIKALTELRHRNIVKLYGFCSHRRHSFLVYEYLERGNLATVLSKDEEAKELGWSKRVNIVKGVAHALCYMHHECLPPIVHRDISSKNILLDSEYGACVSDFGTAKFLNPTSANWTTLAGTYGYVAPALEWWHWR from the exons CCAATGCCACCAATTCTTCCGGCAACCCCAAAGCAAACGCAAGCCCATGCATTTGGACTGGTATTTCATGCAATGCAGCGGGAAGTGTCACCAACATAACCATTGCCCGTTGCGGTATACAAGGTATGCTACATGAATTTTCATTCTCATCCTTCTCTAATCTCGAATATCTTGACCTCAGCTTGAATAAACTCTTTGATGTCATCCCACCTCAAATCAGTTTCCTCTCCAAACTCCTTCATCTTGACCTCTCCAATAACCAGTTATTTGGGAGAATTCCACCAGAATTAGGCCTTCTGAGAAATCTTACCTCTCTCTATCTCCACAGAAATAATATTTCTGATGTTATTCCTCCTTCTTTAGGGAACCTGAAATCGCTTGTGAATCTATCACTGAGCTATAATCTACTCAATGGTTCAATTCCAGCATCACTTGGTGGTCTCATAAACATTAACATGCTCTACCTCAACCAAAATAACCTCTCTAGCATCATTCCAAAAGAGTTAGGGAACCTGAAATCTTTGGTGGATCTAGATTTGAGCACTAATCaactcagtggttcaattccCAAAACGTTGGGTGATCTGACCAACCTTACCACTCTTTATCTTTATTCAAATAATCTCTCTGGCACCATTCCAAAAGAGTTAGGGAACCTGAAATCTTTGGTGCAACTGTCCTTGAGCACTAATAAACTTCATGGTTCAATTCTGACAACATTGGGTGATCTGACCAACCTTACCACTCTTTATCTTTATTCAAATAATCTCTCTGGCACCATTCCAAAAGAGTTAGGGAACCTGAAATCTCTGGTGGATCTACAATTGGCCGCCAATCAACTTAGTGGttcaattccgacaacattgGGTGATCTGACCAACCTTACCACTCTCTATCTCGACAGAAATAATCTTTATGGTGTTATTCCTCCTTCATTAGGGAATCTGAAATCACTTGTGAATCTATCAGTAATCAATAATGTACTCAATGGTTCAATTCCTGCATCATTTGGTGGTCTCATAAACATTAACATGCTCTACCTTGACCAAAATAACCTCTCTGGCATCATTCCAAAAGAGTTAGGGAACCTGAAATCTTTAGGGAACCTGAAATCTTTGGTGAATCTAGATTTGAGCACTAATCaactcagtggttcaattccCAAAACGTTGGGTGATCTGACCAACCTTACCACTCTTTATCTTTATTCAAATAATCTCTCTGGCACCATTCCAGAAGAGTTAGGGAACCTGAAATCTTTGGTGGATCTAGCATTGAGCATTAATCaactcagtggttcaattccAAAAACATTGGGTGATCTGACCAACCTTACCAATCTCATTCTCGAGTCAAACAATCTTTCCAACACCATTCCAAAAGAGTTAGGGAACCTGAAATCTTTGGTGGGTCTACAGTTGGCCAATAATCAACTCCATGGttcaattccgacaacatttgGTGACTTGCGTAACTTGAAATTCTTATACCTCCGTGACAACAAACTTTCAGGCCCCATCCCTCCAGAGATAGGAAATATCCAAAAGTTGATTGATGTGCAATTAGATGGAAACCAATTTTCTGGTCATTTGCCCCAAAACATTTGCCAAGGTGGATCACTCACATACTTTTCAGCATTCTCCAATCATCTGAGTGGTCCAATCCCCAAAAGCTTGAAAACCTGTACTAGTTTACTCAGAGTCTTTCTCAACAATAACAAATTAACAGGTAATGTATCCGAAGACTTTGGTGTTTATCCTAGTCTCAATTTCATAGATTTGAGCAACAATCAACTTAATGGTGAAATATCACCAAATTGGGTATTGTGCCCAAATTTAACAACCATAAGAATAGCGGGAAACAAACTTACTGGTTCTATACCAGCTGTGATTGGAAAGGCAACCCAAATTCATGAGCTGGATCTTTCATCCAATGGTTTAGTCGGGACAATTCCAAAGGGGTTTGGGAGATTGACTTCATTGTTGAAGCTGAAGTTGGATGGCAATCAACTTTCAGGTTGTGTCCCTTCAGAGTTTAGATCATTGACCGATCTAGAATATCTTGATCTATCAGCAAATAAATTTAATGATTCAATTCCAAGCTTTGTAGGTGACTTTCTCAAGTTATATTACTTGAATTTAAGCAACAACATGTTCGGTCATGGAATTCCATTTCAGCTAGGGAGGTTAATTCAGCTGTCTCAACTAGATTTGGGTTCTAACGCACTTGAAGGTCATATACCAATAGATATTAGCAAAATGCAAAGTCTGGAGATACTTAATATATCCCACAACAATCTTTCTGGTTTCATTCCAACAAGTATGGAAGACATGCATGGGCTAATGTATGTTGACATATCCTACAATCACTTGGAAGGTCCACTTCCCAACATCAAAGCATTTCAAGCTGCTCCTCCAGAAGCATTGCAAGGCAACGAGGGCTTGTGTGGCAACTCAAGTTTTTTGCAACTCTGCAATAATGAAAGCCCAAAAAAGGACCATAAACTTGTACTTCTGATTATCTTCCTTGTTCTTGGAGCAATTGCACTTCTAGCCTTTATATTTGCTTTTGTAGCAAAAAGGAGAAAGAAGCATCAACAtctagaagaaaaaaacaggAATGTCGAAATTTCTTTTTCGATACTGAAGTTTGATGGGAAGACTATGTATGAGGAAATCGTAAGGGCAACAAAAGATTTTGATTCTACGTATTGCATAGGGCAAGGAGGACATGGAACTGTCTACAAAGCAACTTTGTCAAATGCTAACACAGTAGCTGTGAAGAAACTCCATCTGTTATGCGCGGATGACGAGAATCTTCAAAATGAATTCTTGAATGAAATCAAGGCACTAACAGAGTTGCGACACCGAAATATTGTGAAGCTTTATGGTTTCTGTTCACATAGACGACACTCATTTTTGGTGTATGAGTATCTTGAAAGGGGTAATTTGGCCACAGTGTTGAGCAAAGATGAGGAAGCTAAAGAATTGGGGTGGAGTAAAAGGGTGAATATTGTTAAAGGTGTAGCTCATGCCTTGTGTTACATGCACCATGAGTGCTTGCCACCAATTGTGCACCGGGACATATCGAGCAAGAATATTTTGCTGGATTCTGAATATGGGGCCTGTGTTTCAGACTTTGGCACTGCTAAGTTCTTAAATCCAACCTCAGCTAATTGGACTACCCTTGCAGGCACTTACGGATATGTTGCACCAG CTTTGGAGTGGTGGCATTGGAGATAG